A genomic region of Cotesia glomerata isolate CgM1 linkage group LG9, MPM_Cglom_v2.3, whole genome shotgun sequence contains the following coding sequences:
- the LOC123272163 gene encoding nuclear pore complex protein Nup107, whose translation MDQSTSNYSMLNYSVDRSRLRSHLDESDISVFPDKSNWSLFELMEDSASTGLILKSEKPWRKVASNLYQEFLEIIQSHSSEPQVFDTIADFVQNCTHALEVMRDMQSKVENTELCEEEISLTNERNTWRLLYCLYKNRLASHSQMDTDANGNNYVSEKDVITNLLSSESQVREYQLIIDWLEKNACDELEYLPKIEHFTDKTVAWENTLHQLQNRQSGITFGSSRPLVTSLDPDAPIREGKPLHDLDREDDARLEKRMFLEVRCGRLQRAQELAIHCGQPWRAACLLGWQPHHDPNYKNPLVDTKLSIEGNPNRALWKLNAWYMSQDTRLGAFNRAIYASLCGNITQLLAVSRSWEDALWSHVKVLMDIEVESELRGVVPKNYVAMPDEYWKSKLNLEEIFNDLHSSKEAIIMKLSNTPDHMIQKYLILDQVPQLMEIIEDWIESDQCRPQFLRFLAHLVLFLRQIGKIGNQSDKVGDKVLLAYVKLLIEIGEPTLVAFYTATLQQEEQVTYYAQYLERIRGTEMRKQCLAAAEDANLNAEAVTKMVVENIRGKNVEDVDKLDMLGSKITECDLEKIDALEWMTFYPNQREEALWQANALIRYFLTCDKIDAARQAFDKIPADTIGLVMMDQPSMENTFVDQTVTEDLNHHKSSASIREYLCFKAYLDAQEGFQEWFRHFHQGKPIPLEPLPMYATFTEKVAYDHKKAEYQANLENWKATMQRHTKAVKQLLFNVLLFPDGGWLVDRISTMPPDHLRKHQLLKLRSLCIPKITLLLINVMSEMNEHAECIELADTLASERYQLYKVFPKERLREVYRKICESSLVLMDQKKDAWGYSK comes from the exons ATGGATCAATCAACGTCAAATTATTCCATGCTCAATTATTCCG tGGATCGTTCGCGGCTAAGAAGCCATCTGGACGAATCCGACATTTCAGTATTCCCCGACAAGAGTAACTGGTCGTTATTCGAGCTGATGGAAGACAGCGCTTCAACAGGGTTGATATTAAAATCCGAGAAGCCATGGCGTAAAGTAGCATCAAATCTTTACcaagaatttttagaaataatccAGTCACATTCCTCGGAGCCCCAAGTGTTCGACACGATCGCGGACTTTGTCCAGAATTGCACTCACGCTTTAGAAGTAATGCGTGATATGCAATCAAAGGTCGAGAACACTGAGCTTTGCGAAGAAGAAATAAGCTTGACCAATGAACGAAACACCTGGCGGCTTTTGTACTGTCTCTACAAGAACAGACTGGCCTCCCACTCGCAGATGGACACCGATGCTAATGGCAATAACTACGTCTCGGAAAAAGACGTGATAACAAATTTGTTGAGCAGCGAGAGCCAAGTTCGCGAGTACCAGCTGATAATTGACTGGCTGGAAAAGAACGCTTGTGATGAGCTCGAGTATCTTCCTAAAATTGAACACTTCACTGATAAAACCGTCGCCTGGGAAAACACGCTCCATCAGTTGCAAAATCGACAGTCGGGAATTACTTTTGGCTCGAGCAGGCCGCTGGTTACTTCTCTGGACCCTGATGCGCCAATCAGGGAAGGCAAACCTTTGCACGACCTTGACAGAGAAGACGATGCGCGGCTTGAGAAAAGAATGTTCTTGGAAGTTCGCTGTGGAAGACTTCAGCGCGCTCAGGAGTTGGCGATTCATTGCGGGCAACCTTGGAGGGCTGCTTGCTTGCTTGGTTGGCAGCCTCATCATGATCCTAATTACAAAAATCCACTTGTTGATACGAAATTATCCATAGAGGGAAATCCTAATCGAGCACTTTGGAAACTTAATGCTTGGTACATGTCTCAGGATACTCGTCTTGGTGCGTTTAACCGCGCGATTTATGCGAGTCTTTGTGGGAATATTACTCAGCTACTGGCGGTTTCGAGGAGCTGGGAAGATGCTCTTTGGTCACATGTTAAg gtATTGATGGACATTGAAGTAGAATCAGAACTTCGTGGAGTAGTACCAAAAAATTACGTCGCTATGCCAGACGAATACTGGAAGTCAAAGCTAAACTTGGAAGAAATCTTCAACGACCTTCATTCCTCCAAGGAAGCTATAATAATGAAGCTATCAAATACACCAGACCATATGATCCAAAAGTACTTAATATTAGACCAAGTTCCTCAGCTGATGGAAATAATCGAAGACTGGATTGAAAGTGACCAGTGCAGACCTCAATTCTTGAGGTTCCTCGCGCACTTGGTGCTGTTTTTGCGGCAAATCGGTAAAATTGGCAATCAAAGTGACAAAGTTGGAGACAAAGTTCTACTTGCGTATGTCAAGTTGCTGATTGAAATCGGAGAGCCGACCCTGGTGGCCTTCTACACAGCTACGCTTCAGCAAGAAGAACAGGTGACTTACTATGCCCAGTACTTGGAACGTATAAGAGGTACTGAGATGAGGAAACAGTGTCTTGCGGCTGCTGAAGATGCAAATCTAAATGCAGAAGCTGTTACTAAGATGGTCGTTGAGAATATTCGGGGAAAGAATGTCGAGGATGTTGACAAGTTGGATATGTTGGGAAGCAAGATCACGGAATGTGATTTGGAGAAGATTGACGCGCTGGAGTGGATGACTTTCTATCCCAATCAGAGAGAAGAAGCTCTTTGGCAAGCTAATGCTCttattagatattttttgaCATGTGATAAGATTGATGCTGCTAGACAAGCTTTTGATAAG ATCCCAGCAGACACAATTGGATTGGTAATGATGGACCAGCCGTCAATGGAAAATACTTTCGTTGACCAAACAGTAACCGAAGACTTAAACCACCACAAATCTTCAGCATCTATCCGCGAGTACCTCTGTTTCAAGGCCTACTTAGACGCGCAGGAGGGTTTCCAAGAGTGGTTCAGACATTTTCACCAGGGAAAACCTATTCCACTGGAGCCGCTACCAATGTATGCTACGTTTACCGAAAAAGTCGCCTACGACCACAAGAAAGCTGAGTACCAAGCCAACCTCGAAAACTGGAAGGCTACCATGCAGCGTCAcacaaaa GCCGTTAAGCAGCTGCTATTCAACGTTCTTCTGTTCCCCGACGGAGGTTGGCTGGTCGACAGAATATCAACAATGCCGCCAGACCACCTCCGCAAGCACCAGCTCTTAAAATTGCGGAGTCTGTGCATCCCCAAAATAACGCTGCTGTTGATAAATGTCATGTCGGAGATGAACGAGCATGCCGAGTGCATTGAACTTGCAGATACTCTCGCTTCAGAACGGTACCAGCTGTACAAAGTATTCCCGAAAGAACGTTTGCGGGAAGTCTACAGGAAAATATGTGAGTCGTCTCTTGTTCTTATGGATCAAAAAAAAGATGCATGGggttattctaaataa